GCCCAAGCGCCAGAACCCTGAGTGCATGCGATGCCATCTCGTCATTGTAAAACAGAATTTGCTTTCTTCTTTCGGAGGTCAGTTCCACCACGCCATCCTTCGTCATCTCCCGCGAGCATAGTCCCAGAACAACATCCGGCGCTCCTTTGACGTAGGCTTTATATTCCTCCTTATTCTTATAAATAACCGTCATCCTTTTCCGTTCCGATTCAAAAGGGATTTCCGCAACCCTTTGTTCCTTCCGTTCCAAAGCCTCCCGCCAGACTCCCGCTTTGGCGGCTGCAACCAGAAGGGCGCCTTCCGTCGGATCACCTTCGATTCCCCAGATGCTGTCCTGACCTTTGCCTCTGAAAAGTCCTGCCACCTGAATTCCTTTCTTGGTTAATACAGCATTATTGCACAGGGCTGCACACCTTAGCAGTTCTTTCAGAGGGCCTTTATCCTTATACGGGTCAGCGCCATGATAATCGCCTTTGGGGTCATACCCCTGACCCGTCAGCGTAATGACTTGGTTATCACAAAAAATCCGCCGAACCGTCATTTCATTTTGGGTCAGCGTTCCGGTCTTATCTGAGCAGATTACAGTCGCGCAGCCCAGGGTTTCCACAGCCGGAAGCTTTCGGATCACTGCATTGCGTTTGACCATCCGCTGCACACCGATTGCCAGCGCAACCGTAACAATTGCCGGGAGACCTTCAGGAATCGCGGCGACTGCCAGAGATACTCCGGCAAAAAACATTTTTTCGAAGCTTTCTCCTTGTAAAACTCCTGTCACCACGACAACAACACAGACGGCAAGACTGATCGTGACCAGCCATTTCCCAAGCTGAGCCAGCCTTTTTTGCAGAGGCGTCTCTTCCTCCTTCACCTCCTGAATCATTCCGGCAATCATACCCATCTCGGTATTCATGCCTGTGGCTATAACGATCCCAAGTCCCCTCCCGTTCACAACCACGGTTCCCATATATCCCATGTTTTTCCGGTCGGCAACCGAACTGTATTCGTCAGTCAAAGGCTGGTTCATTTTAGCGACCGGTTGGGATTCTCCGGTCAGCGCTGATTCTTCCACACGGATGTTTGAAGTGTTCAGCCATCGGATATCGGCAGGTATCCGGTCACCTGCTTCCAGCATGAGAATGTCCCCCGGAGCCAAGCCGGATGCATGTACCTTTTCCGTCCTACTATTACGCAGAACCATCGCCTCCGGTGCCGTCAGGGAACGCAGCGATTCCATGGACCTTTCCGCCTTGTATTCCTGAATAAAGCCGAGTACTGCATTCAGAAAAACAATAGCCAGAATGGTTACTGCGTCCGCAATTTCCCCCAGCAGACCTGAAATGAGCGTAGCAACCATCAGCACCAGAACCATGAAATCCTTAAACTGACCCAAAAATAAGAAAACCGGGTTAACCCCTTTTTTTACAACCAGAGAATTCGGACCAAATTCCGCCAGCCGCCGGCTGACTTCCCTATCACTAAGACCCTTTTCAGGATCTACTCTAAATCCTTTGCATATTTCTCCGCCGGTTAATATATGCCATACTTGCCGCTGCATTTCCTGCTCCTCCTTTTCATTTCCATTAGTACATGCTATTCGGCCTGTCCAGAAAAAATTCCCGGATTTGTGTTATACTGATATTGAATTTTTCTGCCTCTTCATTGTTCATTCTAGGATAAGGATCCATAATATATAGCCGCTTTCGACGTCTATGGGTTGACTAGCCCTGCCGAGAAAACATTTAAGTTTGAAGGAGTTAACGATATGGCCCTTGACAGTATTACACTCTATCATCTATTGAAAGAGCTTGAGCCGGTTCTGGTTGGAACGCGTATTGATAAAATTCAGCAGCCTGAAAAAGAGGAGGTCCATCTTTTACTGCGGAGTCCCGGAAAAAATTTGCGT
This genomic stretch from Dehalobacter restrictus DSM 9455 harbors:
- a CDS encoding calcium-transporting P-type ATPase, PMR1-type codes for the protein MQRQVWHILTGGEICKGFRVDPEKGLSDREVSRRLAEFGPNSLVVKKGVNPVFLFLGQFKDFMVLVLMVATLISGLLGEIADAVTILAIVFLNAVLGFIQEYKAERSMESLRSLTAPEAMVLRNSRTEKVHASGLAPGDILMLEAGDRIPADIRWLNTSNIRVEESALTGESQPVAKMNQPLTDEYSSVADRKNMGYMGTVVVNGRGLGIVIATGMNTEMGMIAGMIQEVKEEETPLQKRLAQLGKWLVTISLAVCVVVVVTGVLQGESFEKMFFAGVSLAVAAIPEGLPAIVTVALAIGVQRMVKRNAVIRKLPAVETLGCATVICSDKTGTLTQNEMTVRRIFCDNQVITLTGQGYDPKGDYHGADPYKDKGPLKELLRCAALCNNAVLTKKGIQVAGLFRGKGQDSIWGIEGDPTEGALLVAAAKAGVWREALERKEQRVAEIPFESERKRMTVIYKNKEEYKAYVKGAPDVVLGLCSREMTKDGVVELTSERRKQILFYNDEMASHALRVLALGLKDVRRGEPNGDVENDLIFLGLTGMIDPPRTSAVKAIKVCQAAGIKPVMITGDHKLTAQAVAKELGIIRGFNERVVTGIELDQMTDEDLSHMVMNISVFARVAPRDKLRIVRALKKNGQIVAMTGDGVNDAPAVKEADIGVAMGQTGTDVTKEASAMVISDDNFAAIVAAVEEGRGIYDNIRKFIRYLLSCNLGEVLTMFLGTLTGLPLPLLPIQILWVNLVTDGLPAMALGVDGTEPDIMKRVPRQPEESVFARGLGQKILIRGTIIGLATLFVFVIGLWYGVGLLAARTMAFTTLVFSQLFHVFDCKSERRGIFEVGIFSNPLLVVAVAISVTMQLSVIYLPALQVIFKTTALVGWQWLVILVAAGGPSLIIGLTRLIRNRYQPAKSSPNFSFKKSVH